Proteins encoded within one genomic window of Bdellovibrionota bacterium:
- a CDS encoding TIGR02147 family protein has protein sequence MVFKYTDYRLYIIEKLNELGAKSGSKSALAAAIECQPGFISHVISGKAHLSLEQAQRANAFFRHSEEASNYFILIVSYSRAGTNELRNYFLKQIEKILQKEVSVEKSVSAKVNSATEFSSEYYSNIYYQIVHMMLTIKPMSIQSLADALKQDTELISSICKKLQDFGLVESVRDQFYVKNDIVIHLPKDSPFITTHHTNFKILAIESIRKREKSDLHYSSLVTLSREDVRIIKNLILEMNKQSVDKISKSKPECMYGYSFDFFKII, from the coding sequence ATGGTTTTCAAGTATACGGACTATCGTTTATATATTATCGAAAAATTGAATGAGCTTGGAGCCAAGAGTGGATCTAAATCTGCCCTGGCAGCTGCGATAGAATGCCAGCCTGGCTTTATCTCTCATGTTATTAGTGGCAAAGCTCATTTAAGTTTAGAGCAAGCTCAAAGAGCTAATGCTTTTTTTAGACACAGTGAAGAGGCTTCGAATTATTTCATATTGATAGTGTCATACTCTAGAGCTGGTACAAATGAGTTGAGAAATTATTTTTTGAAGCAAATTGAAAAAATTTTACAGAAAGAAGTGAGTGTTGAGAAGTCTGTTTCGGCAAAAGTAAACTCTGCCACTGAGTTTAGCTCTGAGTACTATTCAAATATTTACTACCAAATAGTTCATATGATGCTAACGATTAAACCTATGTCTATTCAGTCTCTCGCAGATGCACTCAAACAAGATACCGAATTAATTTCATCTATATGCAAAAAACTTCAAGATTTTGGTTTGGTTGAATCTGTAAGAGACCAATTCTATGTGAAAAATGACATTGTCATACATCTTCCAAAAGACTCGCCATTCATTACCACTCATCATACTAATTTTAAAATTCTTGCAATCGAATCCATAAGAAAAAGAGAAAAAAGTGACTTACATTATTCTTCATTGGTCACTTTATCGCGTGAAGATGTTCGTATTATTAAAAATTTAATATTAGAAATGAATAAGCAATCTGTAGATAAAATATCAAAATCAAAGCCAGAATGTATGTACGGATATTCTTTTGATTTTTTTAAAATAATATGA
- a CDS encoding alanyl-tRNA editing protein: MYYNASMTTKVFWKDPYQAELDTTVQSVNGNIITLNETIFYAFSGGQESDAGTIGGYKVLEAKKDGKQIFYTLENPNLKAGDAVKVLIDWERRYKLMRLHFAAEVVLELVCQKFPEVIKIGAHIAQEKSRIDFQWDQNVTPLIPNLQDEAQKIIDSNQEIESAFSDESNERRYWKIKEFSQVPCGGTHIKRTGEMGTIKLKRVNPGKGRERIEIYVS; this comes from the coding sequence ATTTATTATAATGCTTCTATGACCACAAAAGTATTTTGGAAAGACCCTTATCAAGCAGAACTCGATACAACTGTTCAATCTGTGAATGGCAATATCATCACCCTGAATGAGACAATTTTTTATGCTTTCTCTGGTGGCCAAGAAAGTGACGCAGGAACAATTGGTGGCTACAAAGTTTTAGAAGCCAAGAAAGATGGAAAACAAATTTTTTATACTTTAGAAAATCCAAATTTGAAAGCCGGCGATGCCGTAAAGGTTTTAATTGATTGGGAACGCAGATACAAATTGATGCGCCTTCATTTTGCCGCCGAAGTGGTGCTAGAGCTTGTTTGTCAAAAATTTCCAGAAGTAATTAAAATTGGGGCTCATATCGCACAAGAAAAATCTCGCATTGATTTCCAATGGGATCAGAACGTAACTCCGCTCATTCCAAATCTTCAAGATGAAGCTCAAAAAATTATCGATTCTAACCAGGAAATCGAAAGCGCATTCAGCGACGAATCCAATGAAAGACGTTATTGGAAAATCAAAGAATTTTCCCAAGTTCCTTGTGGCGGAACCCATATCAAGCGCACGGGCGAAATGGGAACCATTAAACTTAAAAGAGTAAATCCCGGCAAAGGCCGTGAACGCATCGAAATCTACGTTTCTTAA
- the ung gene encoding uracil-DNA glycosylase has product MTQINVQDVKLNESWKSHLQGEFEKPYMLELKKFLKNEKTKKKIIYPSGPQIFNALNTTDFDNVKVVILGQDPYHGPNQAMGLSFSVPRGVPPPPSLKNIFKEIQNDLGLKQHAHGDLSSWAKQGVLLLNATLTVEAAKAGSHQKKGWELFTDKIIESLNREKENLVFMLWGSYAQKKGEFIDRKKHCVLESVHPSPLSAHRGFLGCKHFSKANAYLKSKGLDPIDWTIS; this is encoded by the coding sequence ATGACTCAGATCAATGTCCAGGATGTAAAACTAAACGAGAGCTGGAAATCCCACCTCCAAGGCGAATTCGAAAAGCCTTACATGCTTGAACTCAAAAAATTTCTTAAAAATGAAAAAACCAAAAAGAAAATCATTTATCCTTCGGGTCCGCAGATTTTCAATGCTTTGAACACTACGGATTTTGATAACGTAAAAGTCGTGATCCTAGGCCAAGATCCATACCATGGACCAAATCAAGCCATGGGATTGAGTTTTTCTGTACCGCGCGGAGTTCCACCGCCGCCTTCTCTTAAAAATATTTTCAAAGAAATTCAAAATGACTTAGGCCTAAAACAACATGCACACGGAGATCTTTCATCTTGGGCAAAGCAAGGGGTTTTATTATTGAATGCAACTCTCACTGTTGAAGCAGCCAAGGCAGGATCTCACCAGAAAAAAGGTTGGGAATTATTCACGGATAAAATCATCGAATCTCTCAATCGTGAAAAAGAAAATTTAGTATTTATGCTCTGGGGAAGTTACGCTCAGAAAAAAGGGGAATTCATCGACCGCAAAAAACACTGCGTACTTGAAAGCGTTCATCCTTCACCACTCTCCGCACACCGCGGGTTCTTAGGCTGTAAACATTTTTCTAAGGCCAATGCATATCTCAAATCTAAAGGGTTAGATCCAATAGATTGGACAATTTCTTAG
- a CDS encoding glutamine synthetase III has product MLEGSNRAAGPRQHALQQITDPTNAKKPTDNENIRLKNIRPVSEYFGELTFNMSHMRDRLHRDAYQNIIRSLEKGEKISEKTADAVAQVVKDWAVTQGVTHFCHWFQPMTGSTAEKHDAFISIQTSHHSELTVMERFSGSQLIQGEPDASSFPSGGMRSTFEARGYTAWDPTSPIFILEGETSKTLCIPSVFFGYHGEALDLKTPLLRSTDVLSEACTEFLKLIGDVDAKAVDATLGVEQEYFLIDRRFAAQRPDIIMTGRTLVGAAPPRGQQLEDHYFGSIPTRVHTFMEDFEKELYRLGIPVKTRHNEVAPSQFEIAPIFENAVIAADHNTLTMEVIKRVANRNGFYCLLHEKPFKGLNGSGKHCNWSISNDKGENLLEPGKTPHQNLRFLAIISVVLKAVFDHADVLRASIASPGNDHRLGANEAPPAIISVFCGSLLSKIFENIEQGKASDASEKQIIDLGVNQIPAINRDYTDRNRTSPFAFTGNKFEFRAVGSSSNVAVPVSMLNAAIASTLRKASKRLEELLKGSKRDEAVMELVKEYLIESRNVRFDGNGYSQEWRKEAEKRKLPIFDSSAEAVMVFKNPKSIQFLIEQKVLNAGEVESRFNVQVERFIKTLMIEMSMLTELAKTYVIPAVEAQLGNAYKIADGASDSLKKSYKSRTEELEKVLSELLNGEVELTKMIDKIDAVHDEVKKMEMIQSDAIPRREALRAATDQAERVVSDELWPLPKYREMLFTHTIS; this is encoded by the coding sequence ATGCTCGAAGGTTCAAACAGAGCCGCTGGCCCACGCCAACACGCACTCCAACAAATCACAGATCCCACAAATGCCAAGAAGCCGACGGACAATGAAAACATCCGGCTTAAAAACATTCGTCCTGTTTCAGAATATTTCGGGGAACTCACTTTCAATATGTCACACATGAGAGATAGGCTTCATAGAGATGCTTATCAAAATATTATCCGCTCACTTGAAAAAGGCGAAAAAATCTCAGAGAAAACTGCCGATGCCGTTGCACAAGTTGTAAAAGACTGGGCCGTCACACAAGGAGTAACTCACTTCTGCCATTGGTTCCAACCAATGACAGGGTCTACAGCGGAAAAACACGACGCTTTCATTTCAATCCAAACTTCCCACCACTCAGAGCTCACAGTGATGGAGAGATTCTCAGGATCTCAACTCATTCAAGGTGAGCCCGATGCTTCGAGCTTTCCGAGTGGAGGAATGAGATCTACATTCGAAGCAAGAGGATACACCGCATGGGATCCCACCTCTCCAATATTTATCTTAGAAGGTGAAACATCAAAAACACTTTGTATTCCTTCTGTATTCTTCGGATACCACGGAGAAGCTCTAGATCTTAAGACTCCGCTTTTAAGATCAACAGATGTTCTCTCAGAAGCTTGCACAGAGTTTTTAAAATTGATCGGTGATGTAGATGCAAAAGCTGTAGATGCAACTCTCGGAGTTGAACAAGAATACTTTTTGATCGATAGAAGATTTGCAGCACAAAGACCCGACATCATAATGACGGGTAGAACTTTAGTGGGCGCGGCTCCTCCAAGAGGACAACAGCTGGAAGATCATTACTTTGGATCCATCCCTACTCGCGTACACACGTTCATGGAAGATTTTGAAAAAGAATTATACAGACTTGGAATTCCAGTAAAAACTCGCCACAACGAAGTAGCTCCAAGCCAATTTGAAATTGCCCCGATCTTTGAAAATGCAGTAATTGCGGCAGACCACAATACTTTGACTATGGAAGTGATCAAGCGTGTAGCTAATAGAAATGGATTCTACTGTTTGCTCCATGAAAAACCATTCAAAGGATTAAACGGTTCAGGGAAACACTGCAACTGGTCGATCAGTAACGACAAGGGTGAGAATCTTCTAGAGCCAGGAAAAACTCCGCATCAAAATTTAAGATTCCTTGCGATCATTTCGGTAGTTTTAAAGGCAGTGTTTGATCATGCTGATGTGTTGAGAGCATCGATTGCTTCTCCGGGAAACGATCATAGATTGGGAGCAAACGAAGCTCCGCCTGCGATCATCTCTGTATTCTGTGGAAGTTTACTTTCTAAGATTTTTGAAAACATTGAACAAGGTAAAGCTTCCGATGCTTCAGAAAAACAAATCATTGATTTGGGTGTAAACCAAATTCCTGCAATCAATAGAGACTACACAGATAGAAATAGAACTTCCCCATTTGCCTTCACAGGAAATAAATTTGAGTTCAGAGCGGTGGGTTCATCAAGTAACGTTGCAGTTCCGGTTTCAATGTTGAATGCAGCTATTGCTAGTACTTTAAGAAAAGCTTCTAAGAGATTAGAAGAACTTCTTAAGGGCTCAAAGCGTGATGAAGCGGTTATGGAATTGGTAAAAGAATATCTTATTGAGTCTAGAAACGTAAGATTCGATGGAAACGGATACTCTCAAGAGTGGAGAAAAGAAGCTGAAAAGAGAAAGCTTCCAATTTTTGATTCTTCTGCTGAAGCGGTCATGGTTTTCAAAAATCCAAAGAGCATTCAGTTCTTGATTGAGCAAAAAGTTTTAAATGCTGGTGAAGTAGAATCAAGATTCAACGTTCAAGTGGAAAGATTCATTAAGACTTTGATGATCGAGATGTCGATGTTAACCGAGCTTGCAAAAACTTATGTGATTCCGGCAGTAGAAGCGCAATTGGGAAATGCTTATAAGATTGCTGATGGTGCATCTGATTCACTTAAGAAATCATACAAGTCTCGCACAGAAGAACTAGAAAAAGTTTTATCAGAACTTTTAAATGGTGAAGTTGAGCTAACAAAGATGATCGATAAAATCGATGCTGTTCACGATGAAGTAAAGAAAATGGAGATGATTCAATCGGATGCGATTCCTCGCAGAGAGGCTCTTAGAGCTGCAACGGATCAAGCGGAAAGAGTTGTGTCGGATGAATTGTGGCCACTTCCAAAATACCGTGAAATGTTGTTCACACACACAATCAGCTAA